One genomic region from Prunus persica cultivar Lovell chromosome G3, Prunus_persica_NCBIv2, whole genome shotgun sequence encodes:
- the LOC18783673 gene encoding SPX domain-containing protein 4 produces MKFGKEFRTHLEETLPEWRDKFLCYKLLKKLLKRLPAATAIAAVDSLPSHLNFRQQPSDADAAAAGDGGRGFRPFAGLQDWFVGILNEEVEKLNDFYVDTEEDFVIRFQELKGRIEQVKEKSSRGGAFTSESSFSEEVMDIRKDFVTIHGEMVLLTNYSSLNFAGIVKILKKYDKRTGGLLRLPFTQLALRQPFFITEPLTRLVRECEANLELLFPLEAEVIEATPPPPDETSPDRGHSNPEFNNSANIASETPSNQEANMDIYRGTLAAMRAIRGLRKASSTSNPWSLSNHYRSQDDESTGAVTAENSTSNSAASLHSEEEADPEDDPSTW; encoded by the exons ATGAAGTTTGGGAAAGAGTTCAGGACCCACTTGGAGGAGACCCTCCCAGAGTGGAGAGACAAGTTCCTCTGTTACAAGCTTCTGAAGAAGCTCCTCAAGCGCTTACCCGCTGCCACCGCCATCGCTGCCGTCGATTCTCTCCCTTCCCATCTCAACTTTCGGCAACAGCCATCAGATGCCGACGCTGCGGCCGCTGGTGATGGTGGCCGCGGCTTCCGTCCTTTTGCTGGGCTACAGGATTGGTTCGTTGGGATTCTCAATGAGGAGGTTGAGAAGTTGAACGATTTCTACGTTGATACGGAGGAAGATTTCGTCATTCGTTTCCAG GAACTGAAAGGAAGAATCGAGCAAGTTAAGGAAAAGAGCAGCAGGGGTGGAGCTTTTACATCAGAGAGTTCATTCAGTGAAGAAGTGATGGACATTCGTAAGGACTTTGTCACCATTCATGGGGAGATGGTGCTTCTCACAAATTATAGCTCGTTGAATTTTGCAG GGATCGTCAAAATTCTAAAGAAGTATGATAAACGAACCGGAGGATTGTTGCGTCTACCTTTCACACAACTTGCCCTTCGCCAGCCTTTCTTTATAACAGAACCTCTCACAAGACTAGTCCGTGAATGCGAGGCAAATCTGGAGCTCCTCTTCCCATTGGAAGCAGAAGTCATTGAAGCTACCCCACCCCCACCAGATGAAACTTCCCCAGACAGAGGTCATTCAAACCCAGAATTCAATAATTCGGCAAATATTGCATCTGAGACACCCTCAAACCAGGAGGCAAACATGGATATTTACCGTGGAACCCTTGCTGCAATGAGGGCCATTCGAGGCCTTCGGAAGGCAAGCTCCACTTCCAATCCATGGTCGCTTTCAAATCACTATAGAAGCCAGGATGATGAGAGCACTGGTGCTGTTACAGCTGAGAACTCTACTTCAAATTCTGCAGCAAGCTTGCACAGCGAAGAGGAGGCTGATCCAGAGGATGACCCGTCTACATGGTAG
- the LOC18782333 gene encoding cystathionine gamma-synthase 1, chloroplastic — translation MAVCTCPPRVFTSSQPGPRPRLAGRVDATAPFHGLSSLILRFPPNFVRQLSTKARRNCSNIGVAQIVAASWSNNNSNSGIPAAPSATAVDAAATAAIPVDPAKLSAGGDEVVFENDVQLEALPDLKEASFLSSDGSLAIHAGERLGRGIVTDAITTPVVNTSAYFFKKTADLIDFKEKRATSFEYGRYGNPTTVVVEEKISALEGAESTMILASGMCASTVMLMALVPAGGHIVTTTDCYRKTRIFIETILPKMGITATIIDPADVGALESALNEHKVSLFFTESPTNPFLRCVDIKLVSELCHKKGALVCIDGTFATPLNQKALALGADLVVHSATKYIGGHNDVLAGCISGSLKLVSEIRTLHHILGGALNPNAAYLIIRGMKTLHLRVQQQNSTASRMAKILEAHPKVARVYYPGLSSHPEHQLAKRQMTGFGGVVSFEIDGDLMTTIKFVDALRIPYIAPSFGGCESIVDQPAIMSYWDLSQSERITYGIKDNLVRFSFGVEDFEDLKADILQALETI, via the exons ATGGCCGTCTGCACTTGTCCTCCTAGGGTTTTCACCTCCTCCCAACCCGGCCCCCGCCCACGACTCGCGGGTCGGGTCGACGCCACGGCTCCGTTTCACGGCCTCTCCTCTCTCATTCTTAGGTTTCCTCCCAACTTCGTCCGCCAGCTCAGCACCAAGGCCCGGAGGAACTGCAGCAACATCGGCGTCGCACAGATCGTCGCCGCTTCGTGGTCGAACAACAACTCCAACTCAGGCATTCCGGCGGCGCCGTCGGCTACTGCCGTCGATGCCGCTGCTACCGCCGCCATTCCAGTCGATCCGGCCAAGCTTTCGGCCGGTGGTGACGAGGTGGTGTTTGAAAATGATGTACAGTTGGAGGCCTTGCCTGATTTGAAGGAGGCCTCGTTCTTGAGCTCCGATGGGAGTCTCGCGATTCATGCTG gTGAAAGATTGGGTCGCGGCATAGTTACTGATGCAATTACAACCCCAGTGGTTAATACTTCTGCCTACTTCTTTAAGAAAACGGCTGACCTCATTGATTTCAAG GAGAAACGTGCAACAAGTTTTGAATATGGGCGATATGGAAATCCAACGACAGTGGTTGTTGAGGAGAAGATCAG TGCGCTTGAGGGAGCGGAGTCAACAATGATATTGGCATCTGGAATGTGTGCTAGCACAGTCATGTTGATGGCATTGGTTCCAGCTGGTGGGCATATCGTGACCACCACAGATTGCTATAGGAAGACTAGGATATTTATCGAGACCATTCTTCCCAAAATGGGGATCACG GCCACGATCATTGACCCTGCTGATGTGGGAGCCCTGGAGTCTGCATTGAATGAGCACAAA gtttctcttttcttcacaGAGTCTCCTACTAATCCATTCCTCAGGTGTGTTGACATTAAGTTGGTTTCAGAACTTTGTCATAAAAAAGGGGCTTTGGTCTGTATAGATGGCACTTTTGCCACACCTCTCAACCAGAAAGCCCTTGCCCTTGGGGCTGATCTTGTTGTGCattctgcaacaaaatatatTGGTGGCCACAATGAT GTCCTTGCCGGTTGCATTAGCGGTTCCTTGAAATTGGTTTCAGAAATTCGTACTTTGCATCATATTTTGGGTGGTGCTCTCAACCCG AATGCTGCATACCTGATCATTCGAGGCATGAAGACATTGCATCTTCGTGTACAGCAACAGAATTCAACAGCATCAAGGATGGCCAAAATTTTAGAAGCACATCCTAAG GTGGCGCGTGTCTATTATCCTGGCTTGTCGAGTCATCCTGAACATCAGCTTGCCAAGAGGCAGATGACCGGTTTTGGTGGTGTTGTCAGTTTTGAG ATTGATGGAGACTTGATGACAACCATTAAATTCGTGGATGCACTGAGAATCCCATATATTGCCCCATCCTTTGGTGGTTGTGAGAGCATTGTGGATCAGCCAGCCATAATGTCTTACTG GGATCTCAGCCAGTCAGAGAGGATTACGTACGGGATCAAGGATAACTTGGTCCGGTTCAGCTTCGGAGTCGAAGACTTTGAAGATTTGAAGGCTGACATACTGCAGGCCCTGGAGACCATATAG